A stretch of Sulfitobacter sp. THAF37 DNA encodes these proteins:
- a CDS encoding type I restriction endonuclease subunit R, translating to MAWNSESDLEDWMMEKLAGLGYATASGAEISPEKRDPERRSFHDAVLRKVLAKAVQKLNPDLPDGAVQEVIARVTDEVFAGDLIAENRRLHGLMTRGVPITYFSQGEERNDRARLVDWGDQENAWHAFNQVDMVGRTPRIPDIVIYLNGLPLVVVELKGTEGANIESAFNQIETYKQDIPNLFRTSLISVISDGLNARYGTLSAGLDRYMRWRTVDGETILSEREGLALNTLTDGLLNRAVLLDLLRWFVVFEDDGKGPIKKAAGYHQFHAVRKAMASILSARDDDGKGGVIWHTQGSGKSLLMTFLAGRAMHLKELENPTVLVLTDRNDLDNQLYTTFGRCRDLLGEDPTQADSIDDLKTLLNRQVGGIVFSTVQKFRPGRGETFPELTDRSNVIVMVDEAHRTQYGFDAKMDQATGEVRHGLAHHLRSALPNAVYVAFTGTPVELVGANTRSVFGDYIDVYDIAQAVEDGATVPIYYEGRVARVEIADDVQESLDEEFDEATEALEEDEATATAKKWSQIEKLVGAGPRLDAVVEDILKHFTARLEAIDGKAMIVCMSRRICVEVYDRIVEAHPDWHSDTDETGAVKVVMTGNATDPLAFQQHIRSKTKLEALRKRYKNTSDPLKLVIVRDMWLTGFDAPCMHTLYVDKPMKGHGLMQAIARVNRVFAGKPAGLVVDYIGLAADLKKALAHYSQGDQEQTGVDEREAVSAFLSALDVARGLFHGFDYSRVLGGTAADRIEILPAAADHVLTRAREDGQEGDKDFGKRFHDVIAALAKAFKLAAGSPETSRNAEEVAFFLAVRAALQKLDVKGGAGRNSLPDFAIEQLLNRAVASTEVVDILEACGFDRPDISVLSEEFLHEIQNMQHRNLAVEALKKLLNGEIKARTRGNVVQNQKFSERLTSAIARYHNRSIDALQVIQELIGMAKDLSAEPQDDMSEAERSFYDALAQNDSAVEVMDNDKLKIIAAELVKSLRENSGVDWWQRDDVRAKMRVSVKRILRRFGYPPDLQADAVKLVIKQAEAMARMM from the coding sequence ATGGCGTGGAACTCAGAATCCGACCTCGAAGATTGGATGATGGAAAAACTGGCTGGGCTGGGATACGCGACCGCCTCTGGTGCTGAGATATCGCCCGAGAAGCGCGACCCTGAACGCCGGAGTTTCCATGATGCCGTGTTGCGAAAGGTTCTGGCCAAGGCCGTACAAAAGCTCAATCCGGATCTGCCAGATGGTGCGGTGCAAGAGGTTATTGCGCGTGTGACGGATGAGGTCTTTGCAGGTGATCTGATTGCAGAGAACCGCCGCCTGCACGGCCTGATGACACGGGGCGTTCCGATCACATATTTCAGCCAAGGAGAGGAGCGTAATGACCGCGCCCGCCTCGTGGATTGGGGTGATCAGGAGAACGCCTGGCATGCTTTCAATCAGGTGGACATGGTCGGACGGACGCCGCGGATCCCGGATATTGTTATTTACCTGAACGGGCTACCCTTGGTGGTCGTTGAATTGAAGGGCACCGAGGGTGCGAACATTGAATCAGCGTTCAACCAGATCGAGACCTACAAGCAGGATATACCCAACCTGTTCCGTACTTCCCTGATCTCGGTAATTTCGGATGGTCTGAACGCGCGGTACGGGACATTATCGGCGGGGCTGGATCGCTACATGCGGTGGAGGACCGTCGATGGCGAAACCATCCTGTCCGAACGCGAAGGGCTGGCCCTTAATACGCTGACTGATGGCTTACTGAACCGTGCTGTCCTACTGGATCTATTGAGATGGTTCGTCGTCTTTGAGGATGATGGGAAAGGGCCGATCAAGAAGGCGGCCGGATATCATCAGTTTCACGCCGTCAGGAAAGCCATGGCTTCAATCCTGAGTGCGCGGGATGATGATGGTAAGGGCGGCGTGATCTGGCATACTCAGGGCTCTGGAAAGTCGCTGTTGATGACATTCCTGGCTGGCAGGGCCATGCATCTGAAGGAGCTCGAGAACCCGACCGTTCTGGTGCTTACCGACCGCAACGATCTTGATAACCAACTCTACACGACCTTTGGGCGCTGTAGGGATCTTCTGGGCGAAGACCCAACCCAGGCGGATAGCATTGATGATCTGAAGACCCTCCTGAACCGTCAGGTCGGGGGCATCGTCTTCTCGACAGTGCAGAAATTCCGGCCGGGACGGGGAGAGACCTTCCCGGAACTCACAGACCGTTCGAATGTCATTGTTATGGTCGATGAAGCGCATCGTACACAATACGGTTTCGATGCGAAAATGGATCAGGCAACCGGCGAGGTACGCCATGGCCTGGCCCATCACTTGCGCTCAGCCTTGCCAAATGCCGTCTATGTCGCCTTTACCGGGACGCCGGTTGAGTTGGTCGGCGCAAATACCCGATCTGTTTTCGGGGATTACATCGACGTCTACGACATTGCCCAAGCAGTCGAGGACGGTGCCACCGTTCCGATTTACTATGAAGGTCGGGTCGCACGCGTGGAAATCGCCGATGACGTTCAGGAAAGCCTTGATGAGGAGTTCGACGAAGCGACCGAGGCGCTCGAAGAAGACGAGGCAACGGCCACCGCAAAGAAATGGTCTCAAATCGAAAAACTTGTGGGGGCTGGGCCGCGTCTGGATGCTGTTGTCGAGGATATCCTCAAGCATTTTACCGCCAGGCTTGAGGCGATAGACGGTAAAGCGATGATCGTCTGCATGAGCCGTCGGATCTGCGTCGAAGTCTACGATCGGATCGTTGAGGCCCATCCTGATTGGCACTCGGACACAGATGAGACTGGTGCGGTCAAAGTTGTCATGACCGGAAATGCGACAGACCCGTTGGCGTTCCAGCAGCACATCCGAAGCAAGACGAAGCTGGAAGCGCTTCGTAAGCGCTACAAGAACACTTCCGACCCGCTGAAGCTCGTCATCGTTCGGGACATGTGGCTGACGGGGTTTGACGCGCCTTGCATGCATACGCTTTACGTCGACAAGCCCATGAAGGGGCATGGCCTCATGCAGGCGATTGCTCGGGTTAATCGGGTCTTCGCTGGGAAACCAGCCGGGTTGGTCGTCGACTATATTGGCTTGGCGGCTGACCTAAAAAAGGCCCTGGCTCACTATTCACAAGGTGACCAAGAGCAAACAGGGGTGGATGAAAGAGAGGCGGTATCCGCCTTTTTGAGCGCCCTCGATGTAGCGCGCGGTCTTTTCCACGGCTTTGACTATTCCCGTGTTTTGGGAGGCACTGCTGCCGACCGGATCGAGATTTTGCCAGCAGCAGCGGACCATGTGTTGACCAGGGCACGAGAGGACGGTCAGGAGGGCGACAAAGATTTCGGGAAGAGGTTTCATGATGTTATCGCCGCGTTGGCGAAGGCATTCAAACTGGCTGCAGGATCACCTGAAACTTCCCGAAATGCCGAAGAAGTTGCCTTCTTCCTGGCAGTGCGCGCAGCCTTGCAAAAATTGGACGTGAAGGGTGGCGCAGGGCGTAATTCCTTGCCTGATTTCGCGATTGAACAACTGTTAAATCGAGCAGTGGCATCCACCGAAGTCGTGGACATACTGGAAGCCTGTGGTTTCGATCGACCTGATATCAGTGTGCTCTCAGAAGAGTTTCTCCATGAAATTCAGAACATGCAGCACCGAAACCTGGCCGTTGAAGCCCTGAAGAAGCTCTTGAATGGTGAGATCAAGGCTCGCACACGCGGCAATGTTGTTCAAAACCAGAAGTTCTCTGAGCGCCTCACCAGTGCAATTGCCCGCTATCACAATCGCAGCATCGACGCATTGCAGGTCATCCAGGAATTGATCGGGATGGCCAAGGATCTCAGTGCTGAGCCCCAAGACGATATGTCAGAGGCTGAGCGCAGCTTTTACGATGCACTGGCGCAAAACGACAGTGCAGTCGAGGTCATGGACAATGATAAGCTCAAAATCATTGCCGCCGAGTTGGTGAAATCCCTTCGCGAGAATTCGGGTGTGGATTGGTGGCAGAGGGACGATGTCCGAGCGAAAATGCGCGTATCCGTAAAGAGGATATTGCGCCGCTTCGGCTATCCACCTGATCTTCAGGCGGACGCGGTCAAACTTGTCATCAAGCAAGCTGAGGCGATGGCGCGTATGATGTAG
- a CDS encoding DUF4268 domain-containing protein: protein MFQIDRSANRLRKLERTSFSEVGFREREHLQEWLATMPDALCEAMSEGEDGLLIIQKEFDGFDGTRERLDLLALDKSGQLVVIENKLDDSGRDVVWQALKYAAYCSSLKKAEIVGIFQQYLDRHGSGDAASTVCEFLGEDTLDQVVLNDGTDQRIIFIAANFRREVTATVLWLREHQIDARCIKVMPYKFEEELFIDLQQVIPTPEAADYMIRMAEKDSEEKNAKGAQRWSHQMRMEFWEQALEGLRGAGLERWQNITPSKDHWVNSSIGVSGCTLTLIFLRHEVRVEFQLNRSSRDENKWLFDQLASEKERYEEVVGEPLEWRRIDDKKVSMMVCKTSVQGYSKEHWPEMIKWLIEHYQKMDAAFSEPVRSLATKIPQGGVS from the coding sequence ATGTTCCAGATCGACCGTTCCGCCAACCGCCTGCGCAAGCTTGAACGCACCAGTTTTTCCGAAGTGGGGTTCCGAGAGAGGGAGCATCTGCAGGAATGGCTTGCCACCATGCCGGATGCACTCTGTGAGGCCATGAGCGAGGGGGAGGATGGTCTGCTGATCATCCAGAAGGAGTTTGACGGGTTCGACGGCACCCGCGAACGGCTCGACCTTCTGGCGCTGGACAAAAGCGGGCAGTTGGTGGTCATCGAGAACAAGCTGGACGATTCCGGCCGTGATGTCGTCTGGCAGGCCCTGAAATACGCCGCCTATTGCTCCAGCCTGAAAAAGGCCGAAATCGTGGGGATCTTTCAGCAGTATCTGGACCGTCACGGCTCCGGCGATGCCGCCAGCACCGTCTGCGAGTTCCTGGGGGAGGATACCCTGGATCAGGTTGTCCTGAATGACGGAACAGATCAGCGGATCATCTTTATTGCCGCCAATTTTCGACGCGAGGTGACGGCGACAGTGCTGTGGCTGCGCGAACACCAGATCGACGCGCGCTGCATCAAGGTGATGCCCTACAAGTTCGAAGAAGAGCTGTTCATCGACCTGCAACAGGTTATCCCGACGCCAGAGGCCGCCGATTACATGATCCGGATGGCCGAGAAGGACAGCGAAGAGAAGAATGCAAAAGGTGCACAACGCTGGAGCCATCAAATGCGGATGGAGTTCTGGGAGCAGGCACTTGAGGGCCTAAGAGGGGCTGGCCTTGAGCGATGGCAGAACATCACGCCGTCCAAGGATCATTGGGTGAACTCCAGTATAGGGGTGTCGGGTTGCACTCTGACATTGATCTTCCTTCGTCACGAAGTGCGGGTGGAGTTCCAGCTCAACCGATCCAGCCGTGATGAAAACAAGTGGTTGTTCGATCAACTGGCATCTGAGAAAGAACGATATGAGGAGGTTGTTGGCGAACCTTTGGAATGGCGGCGGATTGACGACAAAAAGGTCAGCATGATGGTCTGCAAAACGTCAGTCCAAGGGTACAGCAAAGAGCACTGGCCAGAGATGATCAAATGGCTGATTGAGCACTATCAGAAGATGGATGCCGCATTCTCGGAGCCTGTCCGGTCGCTTGCTACGAAGATCCCTCAGGGCGGGGTGAGCTGA
- the dusA gene encoding tRNA dihydrouridine(20/20a) synthase DusA has product MAEQENPIKKGKSDVVRAARLSVAPMMDWTDRHCRYLHRLLSRHALLYTEMVTAPALVRGGAVHLLEHDVSEHPVALQLGGSDPVELAQAARLGADAGYDEINLNCGCPSDRVQSGTFGAVLMKDPARVADCVAAMRAAVDIDVTVKCRIGVDDQDPEEVLPDFLARIVAAGCTRVSIHARMAWLQGLSPKENRDIPPLNYPLVHRMKAYFPNLHISVNGGIGSLDQAEAFLKGGLDGVMVGRAAYHNPADILCGADRRIFGTGTDATPEQAVRDMLPYIEAHLSAGGRLHQITRHMLGLFAGRPGARGWRRALSEGAVKPGAGPELVQTALEEIEALAQQAQAV; this is encoded by the coding sequence ATGGCTGAGCAGGAAAACCCCATAAAAAAAGGGAAATCGGACGTTGTCCGCGCCGCACGCCTATCCGTGGCACCCATGATGGACTGGACCGACCGTCATTGCCGGTACCTGCACCGGCTGTTGAGCCGGCATGCGCTGCTTTACACAGAAATGGTGACTGCGCCTGCGTTGGTGCGGGGCGGGGCGGTGCATCTGCTGGAGCATGACGTCAGCGAGCATCCCGTGGCGCTGCAGCTCGGTGGGTCGGACCCCGTTGAGCTGGCGCAGGCCGCGCGGCTGGGGGCGGATGCGGGATACGATGAGATCAACCTCAACTGCGGCTGCCCGTCGGACAGGGTACAGTCGGGCACCTTCGGCGCGGTGCTGATGAAGGATCCCGCGCGCGTGGCCGATTGCGTCGCGGCGATGCGGGCGGCGGTGGATATCGACGTGACGGTGAAATGCCGTATCGGCGTGGACGACCAGGACCCCGAAGAGGTACTGCCGGACTTTCTGGCGCGGATCGTGGCGGCGGGTTGTACCCGCGTCAGCATCCACGCGCGCATGGCCTGGCTGCAAGGGCTCAGCCCCAAGGAGAATCGCGATATTCCGCCCCTGAACTATCCGCTGGTCCACCGGATGAAGGCGTATTTTCCCAACCTGCATATCTCGGTGAACGGCGGGATCGGATCGCTCGACCAGGCGGAGGCGTTTCTGAAAGGCGGGCTTGACGGTGTCATGGTAGGGCGGGCCGCCTATCACAACCCGGCAGACATTCTTTGCGGCGCGGACAGGCGGATCTTTGGAACGGGTACGGACGCGACGCCCGAACAGGCCGTGCGCGACATGCTGCCCTATATCGAGGCGCACCTGAGCGCGGGCGGCAGACTGCATCAGATCACCCGGCACATGCTGGGCCTCTTCGCCGGTCGCCCCGGCGCGCGGGGCTGGCGGCGGGCGCTGTCCGAGGGGGCGGTGAAACCCGGCGCGGGGCCCGAGCTGGTCCAGACCGCGCTGGAAGAGATTGAGGCGCTGGCGCAGCAGGCGCAGGCGGTATAG
- a CDS encoding restriction endonuclease subunit S codes for MTLEVQTTTIGEILETLGGEVKTGPFGTVLKASEYTNSGVPVISVGEIGHGEFRIHGRTPYVDKSVTDRLPEFVLRENDIVFARKGSVERTALVGQTQVGWFLGSDGIRLRLPKSISARFVRYWISSSETRDWLLQNSTGSTMASLNQATIKRLPIVLPCLRVQTEVASILGALDDKIELNRRMSATLEEMARALYRSWFVDFDPVHARAAGLSPAHMTPTTAALFPDSFGPDGLPKGWENAEIGQDLLILDSKRVPLSKHQRQKRQGSVPYYGATSIMDHVDEYIFDDVLLLVGEDGSVVKPDGKPFTQYIWGKSWVNNHAHVLKGKKFSVEQLKCFFETVSIAEFITGAVQLKLNQGNMKKIPWVKAADTVHYAFDELIKPWHTKIRLLEDETANLAALRDALLPRLMSGDLRIREAAQQVEGVV; via the coding sequence ATGACCTTGGAGGTTCAGACCACAACCATCGGCGAGATATTGGAAACTCTCGGAGGTGAGGTCAAAACAGGCCCCTTCGGAACCGTCTTGAAGGCGTCTGAATATACCAACAGCGGCGTCCCGGTAATCTCGGTCGGCGAGATCGGACATGGAGAATTCCGTATCCACGGTCGAACCCCGTATGTGGATAAATCCGTGACTGACCGTCTCCCAGAATTCGTGCTGCGAGAGAATGATATCGTCTTTGCTCGTAAAGGAAGCGTCGAACGCACCGCACTTGTTGGGCAGACCCAGGTAGGCTGGTTCCTCGGTTCTGACGGCATACGGCTAAGACTCCCTAAATCGATATCAGCGCGCTTTGTTCGGTATTGGATCAGTTCTTCAGAAACACGAGACTGGTTGCTTCAAAACTCGACCGGTTCCACCATGGCATCATTGAATCAGGCGACGATCAAACGTTTGCCGATTGTTTTGCCGTGTTTACGGGTCCAAACCGAGGTCGCATCCATCCTCGGTGCCCTCGACGACAAGATCGAGTTGAACCGCCGGATGAGCGCGACGTTGGAGGAGATGGCGCGGGCGCTCTATCGGTCTTGGTTCGTGGATTTCGACCCCGTCCACGCCCGCGCCGCAGGCCTTTCCCCTGCCCACATGACCCCCACCACCGCCGCCCTCTTCCCCGACAGCTTCGGCCCCGACGGCCTCCCGAAGGGGTGGGAGAATGCCGAAATTGGACAAGATCTGCTTATCTTGGACTCAAAGCGAGTACCGCTTTCGAAACACCAACGGCAGAAGCGACAGGGATCGGTGCCGTACTACGGTGCCACTTCGATCATGGACCATGTTGATGAGTATATTTTTGATGATGTACTTCTTCTGGTTGGCGAAGACGGCTCGGTGGTGAAACCAGATGGAAAGCCCTTCACACAGTATATTTGGGGGAAATCGTGGGTGAACAACCATGCCCATGTTCTTAAAGGCAAGAAATTCTCGGTAGAGCAATTGAAGTGCTTCTTTGAAACGGTGAGCATCGCTGAATTTATTACTGGCGCCGTTCAATTGAAGCTGAACCAAGGCAACATGAAAAAGATACCTTGGGTGAAAGCTGCGGACACGGTCCACTACGCTTTCGATGAGTTAATCAAGCCGTGGCATACCAAAATTCGATTGCTTGAGGATGAGACCGCAAATCTCGCCGCCCTTCGCGATGCCCTTCTCCCCCGCCTCATGTCCGGAGACCTCCGCATCCGCGAGGCTGCGCAACAGGTCGAGGGGGTCGTCTGA
- a CDS encoding tyrosine-type recombinase/integrase yields MGTIMTRAKKDGSQSYTATIRKKQKGKVVLTLTETFPNERSAKRWIKQRESDLNAKGALDKAIHSKQRKTWSDVIADYSAASPNGFGKTKTANLAYLQRLDFGQIAVEDTDDHTFFKLAQDLLRGIQAPPADKDLDCREHYDLKPREPQTVNSYMATLRTVVRYGGPISRIEMPIAEFETAKLTLTHQGYVARSAKRNRRPTFDEMDRLMAYFHDNYMADTRRVPMHKLIGAAIALAHRQKALSLVAWSDFDASNARLVVRDMKHPRETVGNDKETWITEEGMKIISSMPRSDERIFPYHSDTISRLFTEACKILKIDDLHFHDLRHDAISRFFEIGLGGGSRDKILKYTGHSPDGSLSRYIHVEQEGDKYEQWRWWPLLFAPL; encoded by the coding sequence ATGGGAACCATTATGACGCGCGCAAAGAAGGACGGATCACAGAGCTATACCGCTACCATTAGAAAGAAGCAAAAGGGCAAAGTCGTCCTGACACTGACCGAAACATTCCCCAATGAGCGATCAGCAAAGCGTTGGATCAAACAACGCGAGAGCGATCTGAATGCTAAAGGCGCGTTGGACAAAGCAATTCACTCAAAACAACGCAAGACATGGTCCGATGTGATCGCCGATTATAGCGCTGCGTCTCCGAATGGATTCGGAAAGACGAAAACAGCCAATCTCGCATACCTCCAGCGCCTTGATTTCGGACAAATCGCAGTAGAGGATACGGACGATCATACTTTCTTCAAACTGGCCCAAGATTTACTCAGGGGCATACAAGCCCCGCCAGCAGATAAGGATTTGGATTGCCGGGAACATTATGATTTGAAGCCTCGCGAGCCACAAACAGTCAATTCGTATATGGCAACCTTACGCACAGTCGTTCGGTACGGTGGACCGATCAGCAGGATTGAAATGCCAATTGCCGAATTCGAGACTGCTAAACTTACACTCACGCACCAAGGTTACGTCGCACGATCAGCCAAGAGAAACCGTCGACCAACGTTCGATGAGATGGATCGGCTGATGGCGTATTTCCACGATAACTACATGGCCGACACGCGGCGCGTCCCGATGCACAAGCTGATCGGTGCAGCTATCGCTCTGGCTCATCGTCAAAAGGCGTTGTCTTTGGTCGCTTGGAGTGATTTCGATGCAAGTAACGCGCGCCTTGTAGTCCGGGATATGAAGCATCCTCGTGAGACGGTCGGGAACGATAAAGAGACTTGGATCACCGAAGAAGGGATGAAAATCATCTCATCAATGCCGCGATCCGATGAGCGTATTTTTCCTTACCATTCAGATACGATCAGCCGTCTGTTTACTGAAGCCTGCAAGATCTTGAAAATCGACGACCTGCACTTCCATGATCTTCGGCACGATGCAATTTCGCGCTTCTTCGAAATCGGTCTCGGCGGCGGCAGCCGGGATAAAATCCTTAAGTACACTGGGCACTCGCCAGACGGAAGTCTGAGCCGCTACATCCATGTCGAGCAGGAAGGCGACAAATACGAGCAGTGGAGGTGGTGGCCCCTTCTTTTTGCTCCACTCTGA
- a CDS encoding DUF1289 domain-containing protein has product MWKRSEIESPCVKICVIHPDARLCTGCLRTTDEIARWSRMGADERRAIMAELPSRAGQLTKRRGGRAAQLARREP; this is encoded by the coding sequence ATCTGGAAGAGATCCGAGATCGAAAGCCCCTGCGTCAAGATCTGCGTGATACACCCCGACGCGCGCCTCTGCACCGGGTGCCTGCGGACGACCGATGAAATCGCACGCTGGTCACGAATGGGCGCGGATGAAAGGCGTGCGATCATGGCAGAGCTGCCATCCCGTGCCGGTCAGCTGACCAAGCGGCGCGGCGGTCGGGCCGCGCAGCTGGCGCGGCGGGAGCCCTGA
- the ccmI gene encoding c-type cytochrome biogenesis protein CcmI, translated as MTFWIITCAMAALVAALLGRAMARGAQDAPEDAAAYDLQVYRDQLAEVERDVARGVVPAEDAERARVEISRRILALDTGARGTTGTGRGAPMLVYGLLAVVVFAGSLLVYRSVGAPGYGDLGLQDRIALAERMRETRPDQQAAEDSLPPMPPPDGITEEFRTLMTRLRETVAARPDDVQGHQLLATNEARLGDFRAAARAQADLLRLKGDSATASDYSDYGEFLVLAAGGYVSPEAETALRAALGRDEQDGRARYYVGLMMVQTGRPDIAFRIWDGLLRRGPEDAPWIAPIRAQIMPVSELAGVDYEMPQPTGARGPSAADIEAAGDMSAEDRMAMIGGMVAGLSDRLATQGGPATDWARLITSLAVLDRTEEARTIYDNATEVFAGDTGSLDIIRRAGQQAGVAE; from the coding sequence ATGACATTCTGGATCATCACCTGCGCCATGGCGGCGCTGGTTGCGGCGCTTTTGGGGCGTGCGATGGCGCGCGGGGCGCAAGACGCACCGGAAGATGCGGCGGCCTACGATCTGCAGGTCTATCGCGACCAGCTTGCCGAAGTGGAGCGTGACGTGGCCCGTGGCGTGGTGCCCGCCGAGGATGCAGAGCGTGCCCGCGTCGAGATCTCGCGCCGGATTCTCGCGCTCGACACCGGCGCGCGGGGCACCACTGGCACCGGACGGGGCGCCCCCATGTTGGTGTACGGATTGCTGGCCGTCGTGGTCTTTGCCGGGTCGCTGCTGGTCTATCGCAGCGTGGGCGCGCCGGGCTACGGCGATCTGGGCCTGCAGGATCGCATCGCCCTTGCCGAGCGGATGCGCGAGACCCGGCCCGATCAGCAGGCCGCCGAAGACAGCCTGCCGCCGATGCCGCCGCCCGACGGCATCACCGAAGAATTCCGCACCCTGATGACCCGCCTGCGCGAAACCGTCGCCGCGCGGCCCGACGATGTACAGGGCCACCAGTTGCTGGCCACGAACGAGGCGCGGCTCGGCGATTTCAGGGCCGCCGCCCGCGCGCAGGCCGACTTGCTGCGGCTGAAAGGCGACAGCGCCACGGCGTCGGATTACAGCGACTACGGCGAATTCCTCGTGCTGGCGGCGGGGGGATATGTCTCGCCCGAGGCGGAAACGGCGCTGCGCGCGGCACTGGGGCGCGACGAACAGGACGGACGCGCACGCTATTACGTGGGGCTGATGATGGTACAGACCGGTCGGCCCGACATCGCCTTTCGCATCTGGGACGGGCTGTTGCGGCGCGGGCCGGAGGATGCGCCCTGGATCGCCCCGATCCGCGCCCAGATCATGCCGGTATCGGAACTGGCCGGGGTGGACTACGAAATGCCCCAGCCGACGGGGGCGCGCGGCCCCTCTGCCGCCGACATCGAAGCCGCGGGCGACATGAGCGCCGAAGACCGTATGGCGATGATCGGCGGCATGGTGGCGGGCCTTTCCGACCGGCTTGCCACTCAGGGCGGCCCGGCGACGGACTGGGCCCGGCTCATTACATCGCTCGCGGTGCTGGACCGGACCGAAGAGGCCCGCACCATCTATGACAACGCGACCGAGGTGTTTGCGGGCGATACCGGGTCGCTCGACATCATCCGCCGGGCCGGCCAACAGGCGGGGGTCGCGGAATGA
- a CDS encoding sulfite exporter TauE/SafE family protein, with protein MPETALLIQMGGLLAFIGAFAGVLAGLLGVGGGIVLVPAFFYAFQTLGYDGPQLMQMCLATSLATIIVTSVRSVLSHNRKGAVDWSILRGWAPGIVIGAVAGMLVVAQLRSTTLQGIFGALALIIGLYMGLGRSEWRLGAAMPTGLLRAALSPAVGFLSVLMGIGGGSFGVPLMSLYAVPIHRAVATAAGFGVLIAVPSVIGFLLVPMTVNAPPYTLGTVNLVAFGIVIAMTLITAPLGVRLAHAMDPKPLKRVFAVFLILVALNMIRKALGW; from the coding sequence ATGCCAGAGACCGCTTTACTTATCCAGATGGGGGGGCTGCTGGCATTCATCGGCGCCTTTGCCGGGGTGCTTGCGGGGCTCTTGGGGGTCGGCGGCGGCATCGTGCTGGTCCCTGCGTTCTTCTATGCTTTCCAGACGCTGGGTTACGACGGGCCGCAGCTGATGCAGATGTGTCTTGCGACCTCTCTGGCGACGATCATTGTCACCTCCGTCCGCTCGGTGCTGAGCCACAACCGCAAGGGCGCGGTGGACTGGTCCATCCTGCGCGGCTGGGCACCCGGCATCGTGATTGGCGCGGTGGCCGGGATGCTGGTGGTGGCGCAGCTGCGGTCCACCACGCTGCAGGGCATTTTCGGGGCACTTGCGCTGATCATCGGCCTTTACATGGGGTTGGGCCGGTCCGAGTGGCGCCTGGGCGCGGCGATGCCCACCGGCCTTCTGCGCGCCGCGTTGTCGCCTGCCGTCGGGTTCCTGTCGGTCCTCATGGGCATCGGCGGGGGCAGCTTCGGTGTGCCGCTGATGAGCCTTTACGCTGTCCCGATCCACCGTGCGGTCGCCACGGCGGCGGGCTTTGGGGTGCTGATCGCCGTGCCTTCGGTCATCGGTTTTCTGCTGGTGCCGATGACGGTCAATGCGCCGCCCTACACCTTGGGCACGGTAAATCTCGTGGCTTTCGGAATCGTGATCGCGATGACGCTGATCACCGCGCCGCTTGGGGTCAGGCTGGCCCATGCAATGGACCCCAAACCGCTCAAGCGGGTGTTCGCGGTTTTCCTGATCCTGGTGGCGCTCAACATGATCCGCAAGGCGCTGGGCTGGTGA
- a CDS encoding DUF6615 family protein codes for MASLGQGVRPYLRTLAGWNWNRQNEALKLGLSLQEETLTEMLLLQIARDCAPLGLKVRMFTRAQEHANGADWEWTFKSTHCTIALRVQAKRLYMSGPNAGRYGGWKHLGTQATKLIADAGTDYFPIFVFYNNYASQVFSRKPSHGFHGPSQWGCAFANAQDIEKSLSNWPEDIVDKMHPWHELFDLCTVAGRRNRLPGEERGPEAEKSSAVSVRNPLWLEPYGDQQGVEEYLEERGLAGVAYFDASEADVNWSSE; via the coding sequence ATGGCGTCCCTCGGTCAAGGCGTGCGACCCTACCTGCGAACTTTGGCTGGGTGGAACTGGAATCGGCAGAATGAAGCGCTGAAGCTCGGTCTCTCTTTACAGGAAGAGACTTTGACCGAGATGCTGCTCCTCCAGATTGCGCGTGACTGCGCGCCGCTGGGTTTGAAGGTCCGGATGTTCACTCGTGCCCAGGAACACGCAAATGGCGCAGACTGGGAATGGACCTTCAAAAGCACTCATTGCACCATCGCTCTGCGGGTCCAAGCAAAGCGTCTCTATATGTCGGGCCCAAATGCTGGGCGTTATGGCGGTTGGAAACATCTTGGTACTCAGGCGACAAAATTAATTGCCGATGCTGGAACCGACTACTTCCCGATTTTCGTATTCTATAACAACTACGCGTCACAAGTTTTCTCGCGAAAACCCTCGCACGGTTTTCACGGACCGAGCCAGTGGGGCTGTGCGTTCGCCAACGCCCAAGATATCGAAAAGTCGCTGTCCAACTGGCCTGAAGACATCGTCGATAAAATGCACCCATGGCATGAATTGTTTGACCTATGTACGGTGGCCGGTCGACGTAATCGCCTTCCCGGAGAAGAGCGCGGCCCGGAGGCTGAAAAAAGTAGTGCAGTAAGTGTCCGGAACCCGCTCTGGCTTGAACCGTATGGGGATCAGCAAGGTGTTGAGGAATATCTTGAAGAGAGAGGTCTTGCAGGCGTCGCATATTTTGATGCGTCCGAGGCCGACGTGAATTGGAGTTCCGAATAG